In the Triticum aestivum cultivar Chinese Spring chromosome 2B, IWGSC CS RefSeq v2.1, whole genome shotgun sequence genome, AATGCCACGGAGCACTTGGTCCAGGCGGTAGGGATCCGGAACTGGGCAAACGACCACTTCGAGCTGAAATACGTCGGCAGGTAGCCTGTGTATTCATGAGGAGTGGAGTGTTAATTTTAGATTTCGATCGATTCATAAAAAATGTAGAGAACAACGTTAATTTTACCAGTTAACATGTAGGAACATTCACCTACCTTTCAAGAATGACATGCGTGATGAGCCCTTGTTGGCTTTTGCTGATGCAGGAGAAGATGGTGCTGATGGTGCCGCCAGAAGGTCATCGCCGGCGTAGTCGTCCTCCGGCGTGGAGCTTGTGAGGTTGAAGTCATTGATGCTGAAAACGTGCACCGTTGCCTTGTCGCTGGACACCGCTAACCATTTGGAGTCGTGGGAGAAGGCGATGCAGTGGATGTCTGCTCCTTCGGTGCCTCTCCTCAGCTACAACAGGAGTCAAGAACACCAACATGTGAACAAGACGAAATTTCATTGTATTACAGTTCTAAATATATCTAGATGATACCCGACCGTGTTGCGGGTAAGTTGCAATATGTTTCAATTATATGAAACATTATGTTTCCACGAAGTGTGTTAATGATTTACTTGATTTAATGATCATATATCTTAAAATATTTATTGAACAAAAGTACTCCAGGAGTAGCATAATAAAATAAGAAGTTTCTCATGCGTAGGTACATATTAAGGTGACACGTTAATTTGCATGTTAAGATAAAAACAAATTAGTCAAGTCCGTCACTTATTTAGTTATATTATAGGATTCAATAAGAAATTTTGGTTGACTCGCCTTCTAAGCAAAATTCATAAAATTATTTCTTTGGAAAGAAAAGTCATTTTATAGGAAATGAGGGAAATATAAGTTTCTGTTTGATTATTAATCCTTTTTAGTACTAATTAATGTCACTAATTTCGAGATTGGTTTCTAGATTGACTATTGAATTTTTTTCTTAGTAAGAACAAAAAGCATATTTAAAAGTTTCAAAAAGAAAGTGAAAAAAATCCATGAAAACATATATGCAATCCGCAAGAACGTGTTAAAAATGTTCTTTGTAGGCTGTAAAAAAAAATCCAGCTcaacaacaaaaataaaaaggCCCATTTAAAAATGCATATTTGTCTTTTTTTTACGCCACGTGTGAAGTATAGTGCTGTGAAATTTTACACATGCGTAGTACACATGTGGTAGTGTGTCCACAAATAAAATCGAAATTTTTGGGCTGTGAAAAATATGAATTTGAAAAACGAGCTCCCTATAGCTCAGGCACTATTGGCATTTTACGCACATCGCAAATCATTTATGGAGTAGTGGATCTGTCTTTTCAAATTACATTTTCCAAGTTCGTTAAAAGCTTCAGATTTTCCAAACTTATCTGCAAATTTATACTATTCTGTGCTATTTTTTGGGGGAGTTTTCTATTTTTCTATGCAAAGGTGGTCACATGTACTATACGCTATACCACGTACATATTGTCTGAGCCAGCACAAAATTAAAGCCGCTCCAAAATAGGACATAATATATTGATTCAGTGTTTGAAGCTCAAAATTGAAAATGCAATAGTTCAGGATCGAAAGAAGACAGCTTTGAGACCTACCTCTTGCAGCTTGGTGCCGTCGGCGGTGCTGAAGATGCGCAGGAGCGTGCCGCGTGTGCCGGCGGTGGCGAGCAGCCGTCCGTCGGGGGACAGCGCGATGCACGCCACGCCCGAGCCGTGCGCGCGCACGCTGACGCTGCCGGCCCTGCCGCGCCGGCGGACCTGTACCGATCCCGCCTCCGGCAGCGGCAGGGCGTAGACGAGCGTCGCGGGCCCATTCGGCTCCTCCATGGCGCACAGCCCCAGCGGGTTCGGCCCCGTCGTCACCTCTTTCTCCCAGTGGACGCCGTCGAACAGCGTGGCCgtcccctcgccggcgacgagcatgTGGTCCCCGCGCAGGCGGAACCCGCCCACGGCGCCGCACGGGCTCCTGACGGTGTTGGTCCTGGCGTCCTTGGGCTTGCACATGCCGTTCCAGAAGTCAATGACGTGGTCGTCGGCCGCGCCGCTGACGGCGTTGGGCCTCCGCGTCGCGAGGGCCAGCTGCGACCGCGTGAGCAGCTGGGCGGAGGTCACATTGAGCTCGCTGCTGCGCCGGTGCATGACGCTGTCGAGA is a window encoding:
- the LOC123040686 gene encoding autophagy-related protein 18d, whose translation is MDLSLSPSVLASTSSTSELPDGVVLVPAPDPLVHVAFNHHGTHFVAATATGFHVFSCHPLDSVMHRRSSELNVTSAQLLTRSQLALATRRPNAVSGAADDHVIDFWNGMCKPKDARTNTVRSPCGAVGGFRLRGDHMLVAGEGTATLFDGVHWEKEVTTGPNPLGLCAMEEPNGPATLVYALPLPEAGSVQVRRRGRAGSVSVRAHGSGVACIALSPDGRLLATAGTRGTLLRIFSTADGTKLQELRRGTEGADIHCIAFSHDSKWLAVSSDKATVHVFSINDFNLTSSTPEDDYAGDDLLAAPSAPSSPASAKANKGSSRMSFLKGYLPTYFSSKWSFAQFRIPTAWTKCSVAFDRRHPNTITIVCMDKRFYRCEFDPVKGGDMVPGVYHENFMDL